In Ursus arctos isolate Adak ecotype North America unplaced genomic scaffold, UrsArc2.0 scaffold_3, whole genome shotgun sequence, one DNA window encodes the following:
- the EPHB6 gene encoding ephrin type-B receptor 6 isoform X2, giving the protein MAAEGAARSGSGVAGMVCSLWVLVLGSSVLALEEVLLDTTGETSEIGWLTYPPGGWDEVSVLDDQRRLTRTFEACHVAGAPPGTGQDNWLQTHFVERRGAQRAHIRLHFSVRACASLGVAGGTCRETFTLYYRQAEEPDGPDSVAAWHLKRWTKVDTIAADESFPASSAWAVGPRGAGQRAGLQLNVKERSFGPLTQRGFYVAFQDTGACLALVAVKLFSYTCPSVLRAFASFPETQASGAGGASLVAAVGTCVAHAEPEEDGGGGQAGGSPPRLHCNGEGKWMVAVGGCRCQPGYQPAREDKACQACPEGSYKALAGNTPCLLCPARSHAPDPAAPVCPCLEGFYRAGSDPPEAPCTGPPSAPRELWFEVQGSVLMLHWRLPQELGGRGDLLFNVVCKECGGHQEPGSGTGGACRRCRDEVHFDPRQRGLTESRVLVGGLRAHVPYILEVQAVNGVSELSPDPPQVAAINVSTSHAVPSAVPALHQVSRASNSITVSWPQPDQTNGNILDYQLRYYDQAEDESHSFTLTSETNTATVTQLSPGHIYGFQVRARTAAGHGPYGGKVYFQTLPQGELSTQLPERLSLIIGSILGALAFLLLAAITVLAIVFQRKRRGTGYTEQLQQYSSPGLGVKYYIDPSTYEDPCQAIREFTREVDPAYIKIEEVIGAGSFGEVRRGRLQPRGRREQAVAIQALWTGGAESLQMTFLGQAAVLGQFQHPNILRLEGVVTKSRPLMVLTELMELGPLDSFLRQREGQFSSLQLVAMQRGVAAAMQYLSSFAFVHRALSARSVLVNSHLVCKVARLGHSPQGPSCMLRWAAPEVIAHGKHTTSSDVWSFGIVMWEVMSYGERPYWDMSDQEVLNAIEQEFRLPPPPGCPPGLHLLMLDTWQKDRTQRPHFDQLVAAFDKMIRKPDTLQADGGPGDRPSQALLNPVALDFPSLDSPQAWLSAIGLECYQDNFSKFGLCTFSDVAQLSLEDLPALGITLAGHQKKLLHNVQLLQQHLRGLGSVEV; this is encoded by the exons ATGGCTGCTGAGGGGGCTGCCCGGTCAGGGAGCGGAGTGGCGGGCATGGTGTGCAGTCTCTGGGTGCTGGTGCTGGGGTCCTCAGTTCTGGCTCTGGAAG AGGTACTGCTGGACACCACTGGAGAGACATCTGAGATTGGCTGGCTCACCTACCCACCAGGTGGG TGGGATGAAGTGAGCGTTCTGGACGACCAGCGCCGCCTGACTCGGACCTTCGAGGCATGCCACGTGGCGGGGGCCCCGCCGGGCACCGGGCAAGACAACTGGCTGCAGACACACTTCGTGGAGCGACGCGGGGCACAGAGGGCACACATCCGACTGCACTTCTCCGTGCGGGCATGCGCCAGCCTGGGCGTGGCCGGGGGCACCTGCCGGGAGACCTTCACCCTTTACTACCGCCAGGCTGAGGAGCCCGACGGCCCCGACAGCGTTGCTGCCTGGCACCTCAAACGCTGGACCAAGGTGGACACGATCGCAGCGGACGAGAGCTTCCCCGCCTCCTCAGCCTGGGCGGTGGGCCCGCGCGGGGCCGGGCAGCGCGCCGGCCTGCAGCTCAATGTCAAGGAGAGGAGCTTCGGCCCCCTCACCCAGCGTGGCTTCTACGTGGCCTTCCAGGACACGGGGGCCTGCCTGGCCCTCGTGGCGGTCAAGCTCTTCTCCTACACCTGCCCTTCCGTCCTCCGCGCCTTCGCCTCCTTCCCTGAGACGCAGGCCAGTGGGGCCGGGGGCGCCTCGCTGGTGGCGGCCGTGGGCACATGTGTGGCTCATGCAGAGCCCGAGGAGGATGGAGGCGGCGGCCAGGCAGGGGGTAGCCCCCCCAGGCTACACTGCAATGGGGAGGGCAAGTGGATGGTAGCCGTTGGGGGCTGCCGCTGCCAGCCGGGGTACCAGCCAGCCCGCGAAGACAAGGCCTGCCAAG CCTGCCCTGAGGGGTCCTACAAGGCCTTGGCTGGGAACACTCCCTGCTTACTGTGTCCTGCCCGGAGCCATGCCCCCGATCCTGCAGCCCCTGTTTGCCCCTGCCTTGAGGGCTTCTACAGGGCCGGTTCAGACCCCCCAGAGGCCCCCTGCACTG GCCCTCCGTCGGCTCCCCGGGAGCTTTGGTTCGAGGTGCAAGGCTCAGTGCTTATGCTGCACTGGCGCCTGCCTCAGGAGCTGGGGGGACGAGGGGACCTGCTCTTCAATGTCGTGTGCAAGGAATGCGGAGGCCACCAGGAGCCCGGCTCGGGCACCGGGGGCGCTTGTCGCCGCTGCAGGGACGAGGTGCACTTCGACCCCCGCCAGAGGGGCCTGACTGAGAGCAGAGTGTTAGTAGGGGGGCTCCGGGCCCATGTGCCCTACATCTTGGAGGTGCAGGCTGTGAACGGGGTGTCAGAGCTCAGCCCCGACCCCCCCCAGGTTGCCGCCATCAACGTCAGCACCAGCCACGCAG ttcccTCTGCAGTCCCTGCATTGCACCAGGTGAGCCGGGCATCCAACAGCATCACGGTGTCCTGGCCACAGCCAGACCAGACCAACGGGAACATCCTGGACTACCAGCTCCGCTACTACGACCAG GCAGAAGATGAATCCCACTCCTTCACCCTGACCAGCGAGACCAACACGGCCACCGTGACACAGCTGAGCCCTGGCCACATCTACGGCTTCCAAGTGCGGGCGCGGACTGCCGCAGGCCACGGCCCCTATGGAGGCAAGGTCTATTTCCAGACGCTGCCTCAAG GTGAGCTGTCCACCCAGCTTCCAGAAAGACTCTCCTTGATAATCGGGTCCATCCTGGGGGCCTTGGCCTTCCTCCTGCTGGCGGCCATTACCGTGCTGGCTATTGTCTTCCAGAG GAAGCGGCGTGGGACAGGCTACACAGAGCAGCTCCAGCAGTACAGCAGTCCAG GGCTTGGGGTGAAGTATTACATCGACCCTTCCACGTACGAGGACCCCTGCCAGGCCATCCGAGAATTTACCAGGGAGGTGGATCCTGCATATATCAAGATCGAGGAGGTCATTGGGGCAG GCTCCTTTGGAGAAGTACGCAGGGGCCGCCTGCAGCCCCGGGGACGGCGGGAGCAGGCCGTGGCCATCCAGGCCCTGTGGACTGGAGGTGCCGAGAGCCTACAGATGACCTTTCTAGGCCAGGCTGCCGTGCTGGGCCAGTTCCAGCACCCCAACATCCTGCGGCTGGAAGGTGTGGTCACCAAGAGCCGGCCGCTCATGGTGCTGACGGAGCTCATGGAGCTGGGCCCCCTGGACAGCTTCCTCAGG cAGCGGGAGGGCCAGTTCAGCAGCCTGCAACTGGTGGCCATGCAGCGGGGAGTGGCCGCCGCCATGCAGTACCTGTCCAGCTTCGCCTTCGTGCACCGCGCGCTCTCCGCCCGCAGCGTGCTGGTGAACAGCCACCTGGTGTGCAAAGTGGCTCGTCTTGGCCACAGTCCTCAG GGCCCAAGTTGTATGCTTCGCTGGGCAGCCCCAGAAGTCATTGCCCACGGAAAACATACCACCTCCAGTGACGTCTGGAGCTTCGGGATAGTGATGTGGGAAGTGATGAGTTATGGAGAGCGGCCCTACTGGGACATGAGTGACCAGGAG GTGCTAAATGCAATAGAGCAGGAGTTCCGgcttcccccacctccaggctGTCCTCCTGGACTACATCTGCTTATGCTAGACACTTGGCAGAAGGACCGTACCCAGCGGCCTCATTTTGACCAGCTGGTGGCTGCGTTTGACAAGATGATCCGAAAGCCAGACACTCTGCAGGCTGACGGGGGCCCTGGGGACAG aCCCTCCCAGGCCCTTCTGAACCCTGTGGCTCTGGACTTTCCTTCTCTGGACTCACCCCAGGCCTGGCTTTCGGCCATCGGACTGGAGTGCTACCAAGACAACTTCTCCAAGTTTGGTCTCTGCACCTTCAGTGATGTGGCTCAGCTCAGCCTGGA AGACCTGCCCGCCCTGGGCATCACGCTGGCCGGCCACCAGAAGAAGCTGCTGCACAACGTCCAGCTCCTGCAGCAGCACCTGAGGGGGCTAGGCTCAGTGGAGGTCTGA
- the EPHB6 gene encoding ephrin type-B receptor 6 isoform X1 — protein sequence MAAEGAARSGSGVAGMVCSLWVLVLGSSVLALEEVLLDTTGETSEIGWLTYPPGGWDEVSVLDDQRRLTRTFEACHVAGAPPGTGQDNWLQTHFVERRGAQRAHIRLHFSVRACASLGVAGGTCRETFTLYYRQAEEPDGPDSVAAWHLKRWTKVDTIAADESFPASSAWAVGPRGAGQRAGLQLNVKERSFGPLTQRGFYVAFQDTGACLALVAVKLFSYTCPSVLRAFASFPETQASGAGGASLVAAVGTCVAHAEPEEDGGGGQAGGSPPRLHCNGEGKWMVAVGGCRCQPGYQPAREDKACQACPEGSYKALAGNTPCLLCPARSHAPDPAAPVCPCLEGFYRAGSDPPEAPCTGPPSAPRELWFEVQGSVLMLHWRLPQELGGRGDLLFNVVCKECGGHQEPGSGTGGACRRCRDEVHFDPRQRGLTESRVLVGGLRAHVPYILEVQAVNGVSELSPDPPQVAAINVSTSHAVPSAVPALHQVSRASNSITVSWPQPDQTNGNILDYQLRYYDQAEDESHSFTLTSETNTATVTQLSPGHIYGFQVRARTAAGHGPYGGKVYFQTLPQGELSTQLPERLSLIIGSILGALAFLLLAAITVLAIVFQRKRRGTGYTEQLQQYSSPGLGVKYYIDPSTYEDPCQAIREFTREVDPAYIKIEEVIGAGSFGEVRRGRLQPRGRREQAVAIQALWTGGAESLQMTFLGQAAVLGQFQHPNILRLEGVVTKSRPLMVLTELMELGPLDSFLRQQREGQFSSLQLVAMQRGVAAAMQYLSSFAFVHRALSARSVLVNSHLVCKVARLGHSPQGPSCMLRWAAPEVIAHGKHTTSSDVWSFGIVMWEVMSYGERPYWDMSDQEVLNAIEQEFRLPPPPGCPPGLHLLMLDTWQKDRTQRPHFDQLVAAFDKMIRKPDTLQADGGPGDRPSQALLNPVALDFPSLDSPQAWLSAIGLECYQDNFSKFGLCTFSDVAQLSLEDLPALGITLAGHQKKLLHNVQLLQQHLRGLGSVEV from the exons ATGGCTGCTGAGGGGGCTGCCCGGTCAGGGAGCGGAGTGGCGGGCATGGTGTGCAGTCTCTGGGTGCTGGTGCTGGGGTCCTCAGTTCTGGCTCTGGAAG AGGTACTGCTGGACACCACTGGAGAGACATCTGAGATTGGCTGGCTCACCTACCCACCAGGTGGG TGGGATGAAGTGAGCGTTCTGGACGACCAGCGCCGCCTGACTCGGACCTTCGAGGCATGCCACGTGGCGGGGGCCCCGCCGGGCACCGGGCAAGACAACTGGCTGCAGACACACTTCGTGGAGCGACGCGGGGCACAGAGGGCACACATCCGACTGCACTTCTCCGTGCGGGCATGCGCCAGCCTGGGCGTGGCCGGGGGCACCTGCCGGGAGACCTTCACCCTTTACTACCGCCAGGCTGAGGAGCCCGACGGCCCCGACAGCGTTGCTGCCTGGCACCTCAAACGCTGGACCAAGGTGGACACGATCGCAGCGGACGAGAGCTTCCCCGCCTCCTCAGCCTGGGCGGTGGGCCCGCGCGGGGCCGGGCAGCGCGCCGGCCTGCAGCTCAATGTCAAGGAGAGGAGCTTCGGCCCCCTCACCCAGCGTGGCTTCTACGTGGCCTTCCAGGACACGGGGGCCTGCCTGGCCCTCGTGGCGGTCAAGCTCTTCTCCTACACCTGCCCTTCCGTCCTCCGCGCCTTCGCCTCCTTCCCTGAGACGCAGGCCAGTGGGGCCGGGGGCGCCTCGCTGGTGGCGGCCGTGGGCACATGTGTGGCTCATGCAGAGCCCGAGGAGGATGGAGGCGGCGGCCAGGCAGGGGGTAGCCCCCCCAGGCTACACTGCAATGGGGAGGGCAAGTGGATGGTAGCCGTTGGGGGCTGCCGCTGCCAGCCGGGGTACCAGCCAGCCCGCGAAGACAAGGCCTGCCAAG CCTGCCCTGAGGGGTCCTACAAGGCCTTGGCTGGGAACACTCCCTGCTTACTGTGTCCTGCCCGGAGCCATGCCCCCGATCCTGCAGCCCCTGTTTGCCCCTGCCTTGAGGGCTTCTACAGGGCCGGTTCAGACCCCCCAGAGGCCCCCTGCACTG GCCCTCCGTCGGCTCCCCGGGAGCTTTGGTTCGAGGTGCAAGGCTCAGTGCTTATGCTGCACTGGCGCCTGCCTCAGGAGCTGGGGGGACGAGGGGACCTGCTCTTCAATGTCGTGTGCAAGGAATGCGGAGGCCACCAGGAGCCCGGCTCGGGCACCGGGGGCGCTTGTCGCCGCTGCAGGGACGAGGTGCACTTCGACCCCCGCCAGAGGGGCCTGACTGAGAGCAGAGTGTTAGTAGGGGGGCTCCGGGCCCATGTGCCCTACATCTTGGAGGTGCAGGCTGTGAACGGGGTGTCAGAGCTCAGCCCCGACCCCCCCCAGGTTGCCGCCATCAACGTCAGCACCAGCCACGCAG ttcccTCTGCAGTCCCTGCATTGCACCAGGTGAGCCGGGCATCCAACAGCATCACGGTGTCCTGGCCACAGCCAGACCAGACCAACGGGAACATCCTGGACTACCAGCTCCGCTACTACGACCAG GCAGAAGATGAATCCCACTCCTTCACCCTGACCAGCGAGACCAACACGGCCACCGTGACACAGCTGAGCCCTGGCCACATCTACGGCTTCCAAGTGCGGGCGCGGACTGCCGCAGGCCACGGCCCCTATGGAGGCAAGGTCTATTTCCAGACGCTGCCTCAAG GTGAGCTGTCCACCCAGCTTCCAGAAAGACTCTCCTTGATAATCGGGTCCATCCTGGGGGCCTTGGCCTTCCTCCTGCTGGCGGCCATTACCGTGCTGGCTATTGTCTTCCAGAG GAAGCGGCGTGGGACAGGCTACACAGAGCAGCTCCAGCAGTACAGCAGTCCAG GGCTTGGGGTGAAGTATTACATCGACCCTTCCACGTACGAGGACCCCTGCCAGGCCATCCGAGAATTTACCAGGGAGGTGGATCCTGCATATATCAAGATCGAGGAGGTCATTGGGGCAG GCTCCTTTGGAGAAGTACGCAGGGGCCGCCTGCAGCCCCGGGGACGGCGGGAGCAGGCCGTGGCCATCCAGGCCCTGTGGACTGGAGGTGCCGAGAGCCTACAGATGACCTTTCTAGGCCAGGCTGCCGTGCTGGGCCAGTTCCAGCACCCCAACATCCTGCGGCTGGAAGGTGTGGTCACCAAGAGCCGGCCGCTCATGGTGCTGACGGAGCTCATGGAGCTGGGCCCCCTGGACAGCTTCCTCAGG cagcAGCGGGAGGGCCAGTTCAGCAGCCTGCAACTGGTGGCCATGCAGCGGGGAGTGGCCGCCGCCATGCAGTACCTGTCCAGCTTCGCCTTCGTGCACCGCGCGCTCTCCGCCCGCAGCGTGCTGGTGAACAGCCACCTGGTGTGCAAAGTGGCTCGTCTTGGCCACAGTCCTCAG GGCCCAAGTTGTATGCTTCGCTGGGCAGCCCCAGAAGTCATTGCCCACGGAAAACATACCACCTCCAGTGACGTCTGGAGCTTCGGGATAGTGATGTGGGAAGTGATGAGTTATGGAGAGCGGCCCTACTGGGACATGAGTGACCAGGAG GTGCTAAATGCAATAGAGCAGGAGTTCCGgcttcccccacctccaggctGTCCTCCTGGACTACATCTGCTTATGCTAGACACTTGGCAGAAGGACCGTACCCAGCGGCCTCATTTTGACCAGCTGGTGGCTGCGTTTGACAAGATGATCCGAAAGCCAGACACTCTGCAGGCTGACGGGGGCCCTGGGGACAG aCCCTCCCAGGCCCTTCTGAACCCTGTGGCTCTGGACTTTCCTTCTCTGGACTCACCCCAGGCCTGGCTTTCGGCCATCGGACTGGAGTGCTACCAAGACAACTTCTCCAAGTTTGGTCTCTGCACCTTCAGTGATGTGGCTCAGCTCAGCCTGGA AGACCTGCCCGCCCTGGGCATCACGCTGGCCGGCCACCAGAAGAAGCTGCTGCACAACGTCCAGCTCCTGCAGCAGCACCTGAGGGGGCTAGGCTCAGTGGAGGTCTGA